From a region of the Georgenia yuyongxinii genome:
- a CDS encoding ferredoxin translates to MTDLKNAQQVAVHLDTTKCRAYGICVTIAPDVFSLPKGSPVAVLLKDVTDGEDLADLEEASFNCPAQAISVARVEAAS, encoded by the coding sequence GTGACCGACCTGAAGAACGCCCAGCAGGTCGCTGTCCACCTCGACACCACCAAGTGCCGCGCCTACGGCATCTGCGTGACCATCGCCCCCGACGTCTTCTCCCTGCCCAAGGGCAGCCCCGTGGCGGTCCTCCTTAAGGACGTCACCGACGGCGAGGACCTCGCCGACCTGGAGGAGGCCAGCTTCAACTGTCCGGCGCAGGCCATCTCCGTGGCCAGGGTCGAGGCAGCGTCATGA
- a CDS encoding DapH/DapD/GlmU-related protein, translating to MELQSFLDHVNSGALIEGGSKEHQFMHGAAQDALRTVAEMNSAYRTPDEVRALLARLTGKPIDHSVVVFPPFYSEFGKNLTLGRDVFINVGCRFQDTGGITVGDGSLIGHGSTLTTLNHGVDPDRRADMMPAPIVIGRKVWLGAAVTVIPGVTIGDGAIVGAGAVVTKDVPANAIVAGVPAKLIRMTGFNAR from the coding sequence ATTGAGCTGCAGAGCTTCCTCGACCACGTCAACAGTGGAGCGCTTATCGAAGGCGGATCGAAGGAGCACCAGTTCATGCACGGCGCCGCGCAGGACGCTCTGCGGACTGTGGCCGAAATGAACTCCGCCTACCGCACGCCCGACGAAGTGCGCGCCCTGCTCGCGAGACTCACCGGAAAGCCGATCGATCACTCCGTCGTCGTCTTCCCGCCGTTCTACAGCGAGTTCGGCAAGAACCTGACCCTCGGCAGGGACGTCTTCATCAACGTCGGTTGTCGGTTTCAGGACACGGGGGGCATCACGGTCGGGGACGGCTCGCTCATCGGACACGGGAGCACGTTGACCACTCTCAACCACGGCGTCGATCCGGACCGACGCGCGGACATGATGCCCGCACCGATCGTGATCGGCCGCAAGGTGTGGCTTGGGGCCGCCGTGACAGTCATCCCAGGCGTGACGATCGGCGACGGGGCGATCGTCGGCGCCGGTGCCGTTGTGACCAAGGACGTGCCTGCCAACGCAATCGTCGCCGGTGTGCCGGCCAAGCTCATCCGCATGACCGGGTTCAATGCCCGCTGA
- a CDS encoding aromatic ring-hydroxylating oxygenase subunit alpha: protein MTQTESFRPTTVSTRLDEILDKVEAALEDDLVPVDIFNDQEVFEAEVDRIFTNSWVFVAHESEIPNPGDFVQRRIGIDPVIVTRDGQGGINVLSNYCRHRGTQVCQTDSGNSRFFKCPYHGWTYNSQGQLIGTPHLQDAYGELLDPDDWSLMRAPKVDTRQGFIFASLNADVPPLEEYLGGAGWMLDAIVGLHPQGMRVAGPPDRYRVKADWKTAAENFAGDVYHLDVLHWGTEEIHVSQGLQMSCEIARRYEFGNGHNFTGHAWTKAIHPGYVLWGYPEHIASQFDLSGLDEAQLQVVNHEPPTVGTIFPNLSFIRFNTPAVPGGPMSVVTSFRQWQPIGPGEIELWSWQFVWDFMSEEEIEQHYVTGEFVFGSAGVFEQDDTVAWEGIAKAGASPWARKAGMSLNFQQGRNSAVDQSPDPTWTGPGIKRNTGYGEHVQLAFYRHWLNVMRGEGVAPNATEGN from the coding sequence ATGACCCAGACCGAATCTTTCCGTCCGACGACGGTAAGCACCCGCCTCGACGAGATCCTCGACAAGGTCGAGGCCGCGCTCGAGGACGACCTTGTCCCCGTCGACATCTTCAACGACCAGGAGGTCTTCGAGGCCGAGGTCGACCGCATCTTCACCAACAGCTGGGTATTCGTCGCGCACGAGAGCGAGATCCCCAACCCCGGTGACTTCGTGCAGCGCCGCATCGGCATCGACCCGGTGATCGTCACCCGTGACGGCCAGGGCGGCATCAACGTCCTGTCGAACTACTGCCGGCACCGCGGGACGCAGGTCTGCCAGACCGACAGCGGGAACTCCCGGTTCTTCAAGTGCCCGTACCACGGCTGGACCTACAACAGCCAGGGTCAGCTCATCGGCACCCCACACCTGCAGGACGCCTACGGCGAGCTGCTCGACCCCGACGACTGGAGCCTCATGCGCGCCCCGAAGGTCGACACCCGCCAGGGCTTCATCTTCGCCTCGCTCAACGCCGACGTCCCCCCGCTGGAGGAGTACCTCGGCGGTGCCGGCTGGATGCTCGACGCCATCGTCGGCCTGCATCCCCAGGGCATGCGGGTGGCCGGGCCGCCGGACCGCTACCGGGTCAAGGCCGACTGGAAGACGGCGGCCGAGAACTTCGCCGGCGACGTCTACCACCTCGACGTGCTGCACTGGGGCACCGAGGAGATCCACGTCTCCCAGGGGCTGCAGATGTCGTGCGAGATCGCCCGGAGGTACGAGTTCGGCAACGGCCACAACTTCACCGGGCACGCCTGGACCAAGGCGATCCACCCCGGTTACGTCCTGTGGGGCTACCCCGAGCACATCGCGTCCCAGTTCGACCTGTCCGGGCTCGACGAGGCACAGCTCCAGGTGGTCAACCACGAGCCGCCGACGGTCGGGACGATCTTCCCCAACCTCAGCTTCATCCGCTTCAACACCCCGGCCGTGCCGGGCGGTCCCATGTCGGTCGTGACGAGCTTCCGGCAGTGGCAGCCGATCGGCCCGGGCGAGATCGAGCTGTGGAGCTGGCAGTTCGTCTGGGACTTCATGTCCGAGGAAGAGATCGAGCAGCACTACGTCACCGGCGAGTTCGTCTTCGGGTCCGCGGGCGTCTTCGAGCAGGACGACACCGTGGCGTGGGAGGGCATCGCCAAGGCCGGCGCCAGCCCCTGGGCGCGCAAGGCGGGTATGTCCCTCAACTTCCAACAGGGTCGCAACAGCGCCGTGGACCAGTCTCCCGACCCCACCTGGACGGGTCCGGGGATCAAACGCAACACCGGTTACGGCGAGCACGTGCAGCTCGCCTTCTACCGCCACTGGCTGAACGTCATGCGCGGCGAGGGCGTGGCGCCGAACGCGACCGAGGGGAACTGA
- a CDS encoding (R)-mandelonitrile lyase: MGVPVVGCTDRAPFAKGPNDWFTGDVYIDPVAAAPPPSRVTANLVHFMPGARTHWHRHPLSQTVFVTEGVGLCQRRGGPIEVIHPGDRVLFEADEEHWHGATPNRLMVHLAMNEGDDQHDVVHWL; encoded by the coding sequence ATGGGAGTCCCGGTCGTTGGGTGCACTGACAGGGCGCCCTTCGCAAAGGGACCGAACGACTGGTTCACTGGTGACGTCTACATCGACCCCGTCGCCGCCGCCCCGCCGCCGTCGCGCGTGACCGCAAACCTGGTGCACTTCATGCCCGGCGCACGGACCCACTGGCACCGTCACCCGCTGAGCCAGACCGTGTTCGTGACCGAAGGCGTCGGCCTGTGCCAGCGCCGCGGCGGCCCGATCGAGGTGATCCATCCGGGCGATCGCGTGCTCTTCGAAGCCGACGAGGAGCATTGGCACGGCGCCACGCCGAACCGCCTCATGGTGCATCTGGCCATGAACGAGGGTGACGACCAGCACGACGTCGTCCACTGGCTCTAG
- a CDS encoding FAD-dependent monooxygenase, whose amino-acid sequence MTPVRNCLVVGAGIGGLGAAVALRQQGIDVDVVEIKPDARVVGVGINQPGNSLRALDVLGVLEECLAVGYQFDRNEHFDWQGRHILLTPCSLGTDRVPPNNALARAALHRILGDAARRAGVNVRYGASVADLVDDGDGVTVTFTDGRVGRYDVVAAFDGIRSPMRRRLFGAAVEPQYTGFAVWRVTLPRPAEVTHTMLFHGDRSNTGVIPLSPEHMYLLHVTAEPAGARYEDAELAALLRQRLAGYGGLVAQLRDTLPDDGVVYSPISEVHLSAPWHRGRVIVLGDAAHASAPNLTQGAAMALEDAVVLADELVRDRPVEDSLAAVSDLRFARTKLVQDVSHGILATEMAITSDGLEDFAANLREHLPGQAAFVEAKLNEHFRLVADPVTT is encoded by the coding sequence ATGACGCCTGTTCGCAACTGCTTGGTGGTTGGCGCGGGGATCGGTGGCCTGGGTGCCGCCGTGGCCCTGAGGCAGCAGGGTATCGACGTCGACGTCGTCGAGATCAAACCGGACGCCCGCGTCGTCGGCGTGGGCATCAACCAGCCCGGCAACTCCCTGCGTGCCCTGGACGTGCTCGGGGTGCTCGAGGAGTGCCTAGCGGTGGGGTACCAGTTCGACCGGAACGAGCACTTCGACTGGCAAGGCCGGCACATCCTCCTCACCCCGTGCTCGCTCGGCACCGATCGTGTGCCGCCGAACAACGCGCTCGCCCGGGCTGCTCTGCATCGCATCCTTGGTGACGCCGCCCGGCGGGCCGGCGTGAACGTCAGGTACGGCGCCAGCGTGGCGGACCTGGTCGACGACGGCGACGGCGTGACGGTCACGTTCACCGACGGGCGGGTGGGGCGCTACGACGTCGTGGCCGCCTTCGACGGGATCCGCTCCCCCATGCGCCGGCGACTCTTCGGCGCGGCGGTCGAGCCGCAGTACACCGGCTTCGCGGTCTGGCGGGTCACCCTGCCCCGCCCCGCCGAGGTCACCCACACGATGCTCTTCCACGGCGACCGCTCCAACACCGGGGTGATCCCCCTATCCCCCGAGCACATGTACTTGCTGCACGTCACGGCCGAACCGGCGGGCGCCCGCTACGAGGACGCCGAGCTCGCCGCCCTGCTCCGCCAGCGCCTGGCCGGCTACGGCGGACTCGTGGCGCAGCTGCGGGACACGCTTCCCGACGACGGCGTGGTCTACAGCCCGATCAGCGAGGTCCACCTGAGCGCACCCTGGCACCGGGGCCGGGTCATCGTCCTGGGCGACGCCGCCCACGCCTCGGCACCCAACCTCACCCAGGGTGCCGCGATGGCGCTCGAGGACGCCGTCGTCCTGGCCGACGAGCTCGTGCGGGACCGGCCGGTCGAGGACTCCCTCGCTGCGGTCTCCGACCTGCGCTTCGCGCGCACCAAGCTCGTCCAGGACGTCTCCCACGGCATCCTCGCCACCGAGATGGCCATCACCTCCGACGGGCTCGAGGACTTCGCCGCGAACCTGCGGGAGCACCTCCCCGGCCAGGCCGCCTTCGTCGAAGCCAAGCTCAACGAACACTTCCGTCTGGTGGCCGACCCTGTGACGACCTGA
- a CDS encoding cyclophilin-like fold protein, with product MKVQITIGNQHFQATLAESAAARDLVAQLPVSIDMTDHGGVEKTGPLPSPLSLDGQPEGADPDVGDVGYYAPGNDLVLYNGDQSYYPGIVILGRSEGDAAQRIAERDGSITATVEVHGD from the coding sequence ATGAAGGTCCAGATCACCATAGGCAACCAACACTTTCAGGCGACTCTGGCCGAGAGTGCTGCCGCCCGCGATCTGGTGGCACAGCTGCCCGTGTCCATCGACATGACCGACCACGGCGGAGTTGAGAAGACCGGTCCGCTCCCGTCACCGCTCTCCCTCGACGGCCAGCCCGAGGGCGCAGACCCCGACGTGGGCGACGTGGGCTACTACGCTCCCGGCAACGACCTCGTCCTCTACAACGGCGACCAGTCCTACTACCCCGGCATCGTCATCCTGGGGCGATCGGAGGGCGACGCCGCGCAGCGGATCGCGGAACGGGACGGCTCCATCACGGCCACCGTAGAGGTCCACGGTGACTGA
- a CDS encoding NAD(P)/FAD-dependent oxidoreductase, with amino-acid sequence MTSSIRNVVVAGASLAGLAAADALRQSGFDGSITLLSDERRAPYDRPPLSKDLLAADGDPVPVALRPEGHFADHELDLRLGHAAVGLDIDRRYVVTSDGAALPWDAVVVATGSRPRPLLTTSGEALPVLRTIDDLLRIRDGVARHGRVTLIGSSFIGLEIAASLRRRGVAVTLFGATALPLNDVVGPEVATDIRDLHAAHGVDLRLGTLVTAVEGAPGDYTLHLSDGTTHATPFVVAGVGVEPNVEWLLGSGVVLDGGVVCDAAGRTNVPGVWAAGDVAAWDHPLLGERVRVDHWTSAGQQGRHVAASILSGGDTPFTSVPYYWTDQYDRKFHCYGRRLPADDAFVAEGSLASGEYLVLYGTAGEFHSVFSSGRERSLRGYRKLLERGGTWDEALAIADGNLQSTQV; translated from the coding sequence ATGACGTCCAGCATCCGCAACGTCGTCGTCGCGGGCGCGTCGCTCGCAGGCCTCGCAGCCGCCGACGCCCTCCGGCAAAGCGGCTTCGACGGGTCCATCACCCTCCTGTCGGACGAACGGCGGGCGCCGTACGACCGGCCACCGCTGTCCAAGGACCTGCTCGCCGCCGACGGCGATCCGGTGCCCGTGGCGCTGAGGCCGGAGGGCCACTTCGCCGACCACGAGCTCGACCTGCGCCTGGGCCACGCCGCCGTCGGCCTGGACATCGACCGGCGCTACGTCGTCACCAGCGACGGGGCCGCCCTGCCGTGGGACGCCGTCGTCGTCGCCACGGGCAGCCGGCCCCGGCCGCTGCTGACGACGTCGGGCGAGGCACTGCCCGTGCTACGGACCATCGACGACCTGCTCCGCATCCGCGACGGCGTTGCACGGCACGGCCGCGTGACCCTCATCGGCTCCAGCTTCATCGGCCTCGAGATCGCCGCGAGCCTGCGCCGGCGCGGCGTCGCGGTCACCCTCTTCGGCGCCACGGCGCTGCCGCTGAACGACGTCGTCGGCCCCGAGGTGGCCACCGACATCCGCGACCTCCACGCCGCCCACGGCGTGGACCTGCGCCTCGGTACGCTCGTCACCGCCGTCGAGGGGGCACCGGGCGATTACACCCTGCACCTCTCCGACGGCACCACCCATGCGACGCCGTTCGTCGTGGCGGGCGTGGGCGTCGAGCCCAACGTCGAGTGGCTGCTGGGATCCGGCGTCGTGCTCGACGGCGGGGTGGTCTGCGACGCCGCCGGGCGCACCAACGTGCCCGGCGTGTGGGCGGCCGGCGACGTCGCCGCCTGGGACCACCCGCTCCTGGGCGAGCGGGTGCGGGTGGACCACTGGACAAGCGCTGGGCAACAGGGCCGGCACGTCGCCGCCAGCATCCTCTCGGGTGGCGACACGCCTTTCACCTCCGTGCCGTACTACTGGACCGATCAGTACGACCGGAAGTTCCACTGCTACGGCCGCCGACTGCCCGCGGACGACGCGTTCGTCGCCGAAGGGTCGCTCGCTTCCGGCGAGTACCTCGTCCTCTACGGCACCGCCGGAGAGTTCCACAGCGTCTTCTCCTCCGGGCGTGAGCGATCCCTGCGCGGCTACCGCAAGCTCCTCGAGCGCGGCGGGACGTGGGACGAGGCGCTCGCGATCGCCGACGGCAACCTGCAGTCCACCCAGGTCTGA
- a CDS encoding alpha/beta hydrolase family protein, with product MFEIFPNKYVWNLSANIALSSGGEIEEILEACRPLLDAAGNGEDPGTEDFFASWCAVADRQVELADENAAAGRSLSAATRLRRAAIYYQVAERMQSRGFAPRAEAYRKMLDAFERAVRLGEENCELVEVPYEGTTLPSLFVRAESSGAPAPVMVHFNGLDSTKEMIYWSGIGQELARRGVSTLMVDHPGTGGALRLRGLTAFPESERWGAACVDYLCTRDDVDPDRIGVMGWSLGGYYAPRAAAFEKRFALCVAWGANYNWGELQRRRREREGENPVPHYWDHVQWVWGKNSLEEFMDFAPAVSLVGVVENITVPFLVTHGENDRQIPLEYAHAQYDSAVNSPKRELKIFTRREGGVEHVSADNQPVATNFIADWVAETI from the coding sequence GTGTTCGAGATCTTCCCCAACAAGTACGTGTGGAACCTGTCGGCCAACATCGCACTGAGCAGCGGCGGCGAGATCGAGGAGATCCTCGAGGCCTGCCGTCCCCTCCTCGATGCCGCCGGCAACGGGGAAGACCCGGGTACCGAGGACTTCTTCGCCTCGTGGTGCGCGGTCGCCGACCGGCAGGTCGAGCTCGCCGACGAGAACGCGGCGGCCGGGCGGAGCCTCAGCGCCGCCACCCGGCTGCGCCGTGCGGCCATCTACTACCAGGTGGCCGAGCGGATGCAGTCTCGCGGCTTCGCGCCTCGCGCCGAGGCCTACCGCAAGATGCTCGACGCCTTCGAGCGGGCAGTGCGTCTGGGGGAGGAGAACTGCGAGCTCGTCGAGGTCCCGTACGAGGGCACCACGCTGCCTTCGCTGTTCGTCCGGGCCGAGAGCTCCGGCGCTCCCGCTCCCGTGATGGTGCACTTCAACGGCCTGGACAGCACCAAGGAGATGATCTACTGGTCGGGCATCGGCCAAGAGCTCGCCCGCCGCGGGGTCTCCACCCTCATGGTCGATCACCCCGGGACCGGCGGGGCGCTGCGCCTGCGGGGCCTCACCGCCTTCCCGGAGAGCGAGCGCTGGGGCGCCGCGTGCGTCGACTACCTGTGTACACGCGACGACGTCGACCCGGACCGGATCGGCGTGATGGGCTGGTCGCTCGGCGGCTACTACGCGCCGCGCGCCGCCGCGTTCGAGAAGCGGTTCGCCCTCTGCGTCGCCTGGGGCGCGAACTACAACTGGGGCGAGCTCCAGCGCCGGCGCCGCGAGCGCGAGGGCGAGAACCCCGTCCCGCACTACTGGGACCACGTCCAGTGGGTCTGGGGCAAGAACTCGCTCGAGGAGTTCATGGACTTCGCGCCGGCCGTCAGCCTGGTCGGCGTCGTCGAGAACATCACCGTGCCGTTCCTCGTCACCCACGGGGAGAACGACCGGCAGATCCCGCTGGAGTACGCCCACGCCCAGTACGACAGCGCCGTCAACAGCCCCAAGCGGGAGCTGAAGATCTTCACCCGTCGCGAAGGTGGCGTCGAGCACGTCAGCGCCGACAACCAGCCCGTCGCCACCAACTTCATCGCCGACTGGGTCGCCGAGACCATCTGA
- a CDS encoding aromatic-ring-hydroxylating dioxygenase subunit beta produces the protein MTTTETTTSAAAVASDPEIRALITQFLATEARLLDEGREEDWYELLDDAFVYEVPVRQATEPRSHEFAQRGIRVKDTKAHIRTRIDRLNTGIAYSEVPPSRTLRVVGSVEILDTDAPDVVAVNSALLLYRQRGIDTWNDLIPVRREDTIRLAAEGPRLLSRRALTTETTLGTPNLAVFL, from the coding sequence ATGACCACCACCGAGACCACCACTTCGGCCGCAGCGGTCGCGTCCGACCCGGAGATCCGGGCGCTCATCACCCAGTTCCTCGCCACCGAGGCCCGCCTGCTGGACGAAGGGCGCGAGGAGGACTGGTACGAGCTCCTCGACGACGCCTTCGTCTACGAGGTGCCCGTCCGGCAGGCCACCGAGCCGCGCTCGCACGAGTTCGCCCAGCGGGGTATCCGCGTCAAGGACACCAAGGCCCACATCCGCACCCGGATCGACCGGCTCAACACCGGGATCGCCTACTCCGAGGTCCCACCCTCGCGCACCCTGCGCGTGGTCGGCAGCGTCGAGATCCTCGACACCGACGCCCCCGACGTCGTCGCCGTCAACAGCGCCCTGCTGCTCTACCGGCAGCGCGGGATCGACACGTGGAACGACCTCATTCCCGTCCGCCGGGAGGACACGATCCGGCTCGCCGCGGAGGGGCCCCGGCTGCTCTCCCGCCGGGCGCTCACCACCGAGACCACGCTCGGCACTCCGAACCTGGCGGTGTTCCTGTGA
- a CDS encoding zinc-dependent alcohol dehydrogenase family protein, translating to MRQVVMYGPGDVRVEDREDPRIMEPTDAIIRLAATCVCGSDLWPYRGAEPVDHQVMGHEYVGVVQEVGSEVRNVKVGEFVVGSFWASDNTCEICQAGYQAYCVHRVPMGTIGTQSELARIPLADGTLVATAGMPDPDLIPSLMAASDVLGTGWFAAVAAEAGPGKTVAVVGDGAVGLLGILAASQLGAERIIAFSRHADRQALAREFGSTDIVAERGDAGVARVKELTDGLGAHSVIEAVGTQEAMMQAIRSTRPGGHVGFVGVSHDVAITGDELFMAGVHIHGGPAPVRQYLPELIQLIWDRKINPGKVFDLTLPLERAAEGYLAMDQRTATKVLLTL from the coding sequence ATGCGTCAGGTTGTCATGTACGGACCCGGGGACGTGCGGGTCGAGGACCGTGAGGACCCGAGAATCATGGAGCCGACCGACGCGATTATCCGGCTCGCGGCGACCTGTGTCTGCGGGAGCGACCTGTGGCCCTACCGCGGCGCCGAACCGGTGGACCACCAGGTGATGGGCCACGAGTACGTCGGCGTGGTCCAGGAGGTGGGTTCTGAGGTCCGCAACGTGAAGGTCGGCGAGTTCGTGGTCGGCTCGTTCTGGGCCTCTGACAACACCTGCGAGATCTGTCAGGCCGGGTACCAGGCGTACTGCGTGCACCGCGTCCCTATGGGCACCATCGGTACCCAGTCGGAGCTGGCCCGCATCCCGCTCGCCGACGGCACGCTGGTCGCCACCGCCGGCATGCCGGACCCCGACCTCATCCCGTCGCTCATGGCTGCCTCCGACGTGCTGGGCACGGGCTGGTTCGCCGCCGTCGCCGCCGAGGCCGGCCCGGGCAAGACGGTCGCGGTTGTCGGCGACGGAGCGGTTGGTTTGCTGGGAATCCTCGCCGCCAGCCAGCTGGGCGCCGAGCGGATCATCGCGTTCAGCCGCCACGCCGACCGCCAGGCACTGGCGCGCGAGTTCGGCTCCACGGACATCGTGGCGGAGCGCGGAGACGCAGGTGTGGCTCGGGTCAAGGAGCTCACTGACGGCCTCGGGGCCCACTCGGTGATCGAGGCGGTCGGCACTCAGGAAGCCATGATGCAGGCAATCCGCTCGACCCGGCCCGGCGGGCACGTTGGCTTTGTCGGCGTCTCCCACGACGTCGCGATCACCGGTGACGAGCTCTTCATGGCCGGTGTCCATATCCACGGCGGACCCGCGCCGGTGCGGCAGTACCTGCCCGAGCTCATCCAGCTCATCTGGGACCGCAAGATCAACCCAGGCAAGGTTTTCGACCTCACCCTCCCGCTCGAGCGTGCCGCCGAGGGCTACCTGGCTATGGATCAGCGCACCGCCACCAAGGTCCTTCTCACCCTTTGA
- a CDS encoding DUF6325 family protein, protein MTDTSLDRLGPVDYIVVEFPAGASNFTGEMAKELVALVDSGTIRVIDVLILTKDEDGSVEAMELSDVPDLGPLQQIETELAELLAADDVADLAAAMDPGSTAGVLIWENLWAAPFASAARRSGGQLIADGRIPIQAIIASIEADEDTTTEGE, encoded by the coding sequence ATGACAGACACATCGCTAGACCGGCTTGGCCCCGTCGACTACATCGTCGTCGAGTTCCCCGCAGGAGCAAGCAACTTCACCGGCGAGATGGCGAAAGAACTAGTCGCCCTGGTCGACTCCGGAACCATCCGTGTGATCGACGTCCTGATCCTGACCAAGGACGAGGACGGCTCGGTCGAGGCCATGGAGCTCTCCGACGTCCCCGACCTCGGCCCGCTCCAACAGATCGAGACCGAACTCGCCGAGTTGTTGGCCGCGGACGACGTCGCAGACCTCGCCGCCGCCATGGACCCGGGAAGCACGGCCGGAGTCCTCATCTGGGAAAATCTGTGGGCGGCACCGTTCGCATCCGCCGCGCGGCGCTCGGGTGGACAGCTCATCGCCGACGGACGGATTCCCATCCAGGCGATCATCGCCTCGATCGAGGCCGATGAAGACACCACGACCGAAGGAGAATGA
- a CDS encoding SDR family oxidoreductase has translation MQLLDDHVVLITGGGSGLGLGVARQCLAEGAQVAIMEIAPDKVEHLVAEFGDRVLIRQGDVRSVTDLEALRAAIVERYGRLDALIGCQGIFDGNLPLRETPVDRIDSLFDELFHVNVKGYILSARVFVDLLEENDGAIVLTSSTAAYAADGGGLFYSASKGAVRSVVNQLAFEFAPRIRVNGVAPSGIANSQLQGPAALGLEKVKQSDIPKEDFLEQFRMLAPLQHLPTPEEYGWLYAFLASRRNTLMTGQTIVADQGLFNRAVISSGSKAGGIPVGVVTG, from the coding sequence GTGCAGCTACTTGATGACCACGTCGTTCTCATCACCGGAGGAGGCTCCGGCCTCGGCCTCGGCGTCGCCCGGCAGTGCCTCGCCGAGGGCGCCCAGGTCGCGATCATGGAGATCGCGCCGGACAAGGTCGAGCACCTTGTCGCCGAGTTCGGCGACCGGGTCCTCATCCGGCAGGGCGACGTCCGCAGCGTCACGGACCTCGAGGCACTGAGAGCGGCCATCGTCGAGCGCTACGGCAGGCTCGACGCGCTCATCGGCTGCCAGGGCATCTTCGACGGCAACCTGCCCCTGCGGGAGACCCCCGTCGACCGCATCGACTCGCTCTTCGACGAGCTCTTCCACGTCAACGTCAAGGGGTACATCCTCTCCGCTCGGGTGTTCGTGGACCTCCTCGAGGAGAACGACGGCGCCATCGTCCTGACCTCCTCGACGGCGGCATACGCGGCCGACGGCGGTGGTCTCTTCTACTCAGCGAGCAAGGGGGCCGTCCGTAGCGTGGTCAACCAGCTGGCGTTCGAGTTCGCCCCGCGGATACGCGTGAACGGTGTGGCGCCGTCCGGCATCGCGAACAGCCAGCTGCAGGGGCCGGCCGCCCTCGGCCTGGAGAAGGTGAAGCAGTCGGACATCCCGAAGGAGGATTTCCTCGAGCAGTTCCGGATGCTCGCACCGCTCCAGCACCTGCCCACGCCCGAGGAATACGGCTGGCTATATGCGTTTCTCGCGTCCCGGCGCAACACACTCATGACCGGCCAGACCATCGTCGCCGATCAGGGCCTGTTCAACCGCGCGGTGATCAGCTCGGGATCCAAGGCCGGCGGGATCCCGGTCGGCGTAGTTACCGGGTAG
- a CDS encoding LysR family transcriptional regulator — MSEKLANVDLNVLVALDALLAERSVTRAAERLMVGQSAMSSTLARLRRLFDDPLLVRQGRILVPTPLAESLVVPVREALSIVESVLAVRTDFDPTTDQRSFTISASDYIGLVLLRPLLERLNEEAPNVRVNILPINPVGFTDALRRNEADLLILPRELLGADVGYPYKALFTDRYLVAADRDHPDLGDAITVEQLSELPYLAYRAGAMIGLPENQLDQQQIPRNLQVTVQSFVVAPFLLRGTGLIMLIHEHLGRLLVEEAHLKLLDPPMPLVPLQEVMVWTSRHTADAGHRWLRTRLLELAGEVTASGA, encoded by the coding sequence ATGTCGGAGAAGCTGGCCAACGTCGACCTCAACGTGCTCGTCGCACTCGACGCCTTGCTCGCCGAGCGGAGCGTGACCCGTGCCGCGGAGCGGCTGATGGTCGGTCAGTCGGCCATGAGCTCGACCCTGGCCCGGCTGCGCCGACTCTTCGACGACCCTCTGCTGGTCCGACAGGGCCGCATCCTCGTCCCCACACCGCTGGCCGAGTCGCTCGTCGTCCCGGTCCGTGAGGCGCTGTCGATCGTCGAGTCCGTGCTGGCGGTGCGCACGGACTTCGACCCGACCACCGACCAGCGCAGCTTCACGATCAGCGCGAGCGACTACATCGGCCTCGTCCTGCTCCGACCGCTCCTGGAGCGGCTCAACGAGGAGGCGCCCAACGTCAGGGTCAACATCCTGCCGATCAACCCCGTGGGCTTCACCGACGCGCTCCGCCGCAACGAGGCCGACCTGCTGATCCTGCCGCGGGAACTCCTGGGGGCGGACGTCGGTTACCCGTACAAAGCGCTGTTCACCGACCGCTACCTCGTCGCCGCCGACCGTGACCACCCCGACCTCGGCGACGCGATCACGGTCGAGCAGCTCAGCGAGCTGCCCTACCTCGCCTACCGTGCGGGCGCCATGATCGGCCTGCCGGAGAACCAGCTCGACCAGCAGCAGATCCCCCGAAACCTTCAGGTCACCGTGCAGTCCTTCGTCGTGGCGCCATTCCTCCTCCGTGGCACGGGGCTGATCATGCTCATCCACGAGCATCTGGGCCGTCTGCTCGTCGAGGAGGCACACCTGAAGCTCCTTGACCCACCCATGCCGCTCGTACCGTTGCAGGAGGTCATGGTGTGGACGTCCCGGCACACCGCCGACGCCGGCCACCGGTGGCTGCGAACCCGCCTTCTGGAGCTGGCGGGAGAGGTGACCGCCTCCGGCGCCTGA